From Candidatus Thermodiscus eudorianus:
CCTACGATTAGTGAATAAAGGATTTCCTGCTTGCTCTCTTATATGTGGAAGCTTGCTTGAGAGTTTATCCAGCCAAGACCTGTACTCTTCGAGAAGAACACTATTAATAACAACCTCTATGCTGGGGTCACTGAGAAGTTTGTGGATAAGGCGTGTCGTCTCGGTATAGCCTGATTTAAAGGCTGCTATAAAGACGTTAGTATCTAGAAGAAATCTTCTCTTTTGCAATTCTGTTAGCCTCTTCCTCGACCTCGCTAGAAATCTTCTCTAGGTCTAGCCCGGCCTTTGCGACCTCTTCGGCGAGTTCTCGTAGCACCTTTTCAACGTCAATCTTTTTAAGAACTAGAGCGTCATCTCTAATATTTAAGACAAGTAGTCTATCCCCGTTCTTCAGGTTAAGCTTCTTCCTAACTCGACTAGGGATAACAATCCTACCCTTCTTGTCAATAACAACTATCTCCACAAATCCCACCTCTCCCACTTACCCCACGATTAGCAGTAGTATGACACCAGCTATAAGATTTCTCTATTCTTTTCAGCCTTTACCAGCGGCACTTCGAATATTAAAATAAAATAATAAATATTGTTAAATATCCTCAATTAAGCATCCCCATTCATTTCATCATAAATTGTAATATGTGGTTATATATAGCGTCTCTTCCGAATCCTTATAATGTATAGTGTTGTCTTGGATGGCTTAGGTGAGGCAGTTGCTCCAAACGAGGTAGCTGTCCGCGGACTCCTCTCTCCTCCGGGCTACATAGGGTTTACTCCGTTAAACTGTATAGGCCATGGCTCTCTCTATAGCGTGGCTCTGGGGCTGACACTTCTAACCTCTCCCACAACTGGTTGCTGTTGCCTGGATAGTCAGCATCTACCAAGGAGGCTAATCGTGTATGGTTTTGATTACCATCGTAATAACGAAGCGAATCATTGTCGACAAGAGACACTGGAGACTGTGCAAGGTCCACCACTGTGGCAACGGTTCTCTCAGCGTTGCAGTAGCTGGTGATAGCGATGGCCTGGGTGGTCGTGAAGATAGGGGGCTCGATACTAGAGTCCGCCAGAGACTATCTACGAGCAGCCGAGTCGCTGCAGAGACACTATCTATCGAGGGGCATTAGGGTAATCACAGTGGTCTCGGCCGCGAGCGGCGTGACAGACCTGATACTAGAGGCCCTCAAGGGCTCCATGGAGGCCAAAGAGGAGGCGATACACAGGGTCCTATCCATAGCGGGAGGGGTTGGAGGGGCAAGCCTCGAATCGATGATAAGCAAGGTGCTGGAGCCCCTTGAAAAAGTTGGAGGCGGCATTGTAGATCCCTGGGTGAAGGCTAGGCTCCTCTCGATAGGCGAGGCCGCGAGCCGCATGACCCTGGTCCAAAGCCTCCAGAGCCTGGGAGTTAAGGCCGTGGAAATCCCAGCGCCTGAACTCGTGAGGGCTTGGGGAGATCCGTTGAACTCCAGGATAGACTACCGGGAGACCTCGGCCAGGCTCAGCGCTATCGCGGGGAGGCTAGGGGAGTACCAGGCCGTGGTAGTAGACGGGTTCGTGGCTATGGGTGAGGAGGGAGTGGTGGTCTTGGGTAGGGGAGGCTCCGACTATACGGCCACAGCCCTGGCGGCACTCTCCGACGCCAGGCACGTGCACCTAGTCACAGACGTGGACGGCATATACAGCGCGGACCCCGCCATCGTCCCAAAGCCACGCCGCGTGGAGGCCCTCGGTTACAGGGAGGCCGCGGTCGCCGCGAGTTATGGTGTGAAGAAACTGCACCCGAGGACCTTCGAGCCCATAAACACTATCAGGCCCGTCGAGGTTAGGATCGGGGCCTGGACCAGGTGGACCCGGATAGCCGGGGTCCCCGAGGTTAAGCCCCCGAGGGTCAAGCTAGTCGCCTCAAGGAGGGTAGACGGCGTGGCCCACGTCTCCCTCATAGGCTCTGGACTCGCCTCTCCCGAGCTTGTCTCGGGAGCAGTCGCCGCGGTCAGGAATGCTGGACTGGAGTTCCACGAGATGATCCTCTCCCCCGGGAACCAGTCGCTGGCCTTCAAGGTGGACAGAAGCCTAGAGACGGCTCTAGTGAACGCGCTCCACGGCCTAGTAGGGGTGTATTAGCATGGTGGAGAAGCTCCGGGTAGCGGTTCTAGGCGCGACGGGCATAGTGGGTCAGAGGTTCGTGGCCAGGCTATCGCGCCATCCATGGTTTGAACTCGAAGCCCTATACGCATCGCCAGAGAAGGCCGGCTACAGGTATGGTGACGTCGTCGAGTGGGTGATCGACGAGGAGCCGAGAGAGGACGTGTGGGAGATGCGTCTCAGAAAGCTCAGGGTGGAAGATGTGGCGCGAGAGGGCTTCGACCTGGTGTTCTCCGCCCTATCCTCAAGCGTGGCCGCCGCTGTCGAGGCTGAGTTGGCTAGGCTGGGGGCTAGGATCGTGTCGAACGCCAGCCCCTACAGGATGGAAAGGGACATACCACTGTTGAACCCCGAGGTCAACGCGGACCACGCAGTGCTAGTCGAGAAGCAGGCCAGGCGCGGGTGGAGGGGGTGGATAGCCAAGGTCCCCAACTGCTCCACCGCAATACTAACCCTCGCCCTAAAGCCCGTCCACGACAAATACAGGATAAAGAGGGTGATGGTAGCCACCATGCAGGCAGTCAGCGGCGCAGGCCTCCGAGGCGTCCCAGCCACCATGATAACCGACAACATAATACCACACATACCAGGCGAGGAGGAGAAACTAGCCCGAGAGACGCGCAAGATACTAGGCCGCCTAAGAAACAACGAGATAACACAAGCAGACATGACGGTGACAGCCATCACAACAAGAGTCCCCGTACTAGACGGCCACCTAGAAGCAGTATTCATAGAAGTCGAGGAAACACCCCAAACCCCCCAAGAAGTCGCGGCGACGCTGGAAGAATACAGGGGCAACAAGATCAAAAACCTAAAGCTACCCACAGCCCCACAGAAACCAGTAATAGTCAAACACGAAGAAAACAGGCCACAACCAAGACTAGACAGGAACGCCGGAGACGGCATGACAGTCACAGCCGGGAGGATCAAGATAGACCAGGAGAACAACACGATAAAAATGATAATACTAGGGCACAACACGATCAGGGGGGCAGCCGGGACAGGAATACTAATAGGCGAACTAATGCACAAACAAGGACACACCAACTAAGACGTCTTTATTAATAGGAGATATACTATACTTGAGGGAAACCCTAAGTCAAAGCGCAGAACACCCCCACAAGCTTCACCGCACATTTTATGGATTATAACTAAAGAGCTCCTAGAAGATAATTCTCTAAGGTACTAGTAAAGCTCGAAAGAGACCTAGCGAGAGTATTGGCTGAGTGCAACGAGTGTAAAAGAAAAGCACTAGATCGCCTAGAAATATACAAGGCGGAGCTAGAAGACCTACTAGCACAAGAGCCTACCTTTAGCCGATAACATCTCTATTATCTGGTGTTAGGTAAGACTTGGACGCCCGTTCTTTTAGGTACAAGACATATAATAGTATTACTGTAGTACTGTGGTAAATGAACACTGGTGAAGCTGATTGCGGTTACTTACTAGCATTGGTGGCTGGCCTTCAGAGCAATATAGAGAAAAAATAAAGATGGCAGCAAGAATCATAAAACAAATGGAGGATATGAAATTTATTAATGATATTTTCTTCATAAGAGCAGTGTTCTCAGCATATCCTCGAGCTATTTATGGCCCTTCTCCCCTTGTAGCTCCTTACACCGAGCTGTGGGATCTAGAAACGACAGAGTTCTCAAAACTAGTAGAATTAGCTAATAAGATATCTCAAGCTTATTCCGATCGTAATAAAAATTTAATAGCTAGAAATTCGCAATTAAAGATTTATCTTGCCGTTAAGGCTTTGGATGAAAATCTGGCCGGATCTTTAACTATAAGGATTTCAGGGTTTGAAAAGAGAAATTATGGCGATATTGAACTATATCTTTATAAGTTAGACGGTGACGAAGAGACGGAATTTTTCGACTTGCTGAGAGAGCATATTAAGCAGGATAAATATATAGCGACTCGGCTAGCTGATTTGTCTGAATATATCCTTAACGAAATTGGTAGTGTTAAGTTTACTACAATAATGGGAGTAGATGATTCGATTAAGTACGGCTATGGATCTATGTTAATTGCTGCACATGGAGGGCCGACTGGCCAAGCGTTTCAAAGCCACATCGCATTAATTAGGAGATACGCGAAATATAGAGTAGATACCCTAAGGAGGAGATCAGAGTATTATGAAGTTGAGTCTGATATAGTGAAGAAACTTGGATCGATTTATAACTTTAACAAGGTCGTCGGTGCCTTTATAGCTAAACGGAACATTAAAACCATTATGGAAGCTTTTGAAAAAGAATATAGGAACTCTGGCGTAGAAACTTCACAGGGTAGCTATATAGTCGTGGCTAGGGATGGAACTTTAAGTCAAGCTTATGGTAATATTTTAAAAATAATTAAAATAATGTTAGAACCATTCGCGGATGAGAGGCAGTTCAATAGACTAGTTGAAAATGCTGTAAAAAAGATTAAAGAAAAACTTTATTCCTAGCTACTTGTCATATATTTTCTAATACCAGCTGGTATATAGATCACTGGAACCGGAAATAGACCTCTACTCCCTACCTTTGTAAGGAAACCAGTAGACTTATCCCTTTCTAAGCCTTTAGGCAGAGCAGATCTTCTTGTGGCTATAAGTACTATGAAGGTACATGATTTTTTAAGTTCTTTTGGCAAGTTAGTGTACGATGATATTAATTGATCTTGGAATTTTACAGGCGATCTCGAGCCTGGATTCTCTTTTTCTTCTATTATTAGTGTGAGGCCTTTTGCTGAAATAATTATGTAGTCCGGATTCTTAAAAGTTGCTCCTTTTATCATGTAGAGTTTTGCGATTTCATCTTCATTACAGTAGACGGCCTCTGGACAATTTTTCTTTAATATTTTACTAAGATCTCCATTATTGCATTCGGTTTCGCATTCCTCAAGTTTTTCTTTTATCCCTTTTATTAAATCTAAGGTTGATTTCCTAAATGGACATTGGTATGGAAGCGCTAGCCTATTGAACCAGTTCTTAAATTTTTTATTATTTTCAAAATTTATTAAAACTTCTTCTATATGATCCTCTATCATGTCTAGATATTTTATAAATTTACGATAGTCTATATCACATCGGCACACCTTGCAGTGACCATTATTTAGGCACAGCTCAATAAACTTTGTATCACACGTACCAATTTGAACCATTCTAATCACTCTCATTTAATTATTATATTTTGCAAGACGTTTTCTTCTCTACCTTCCATGATATTTACGTTATCCTACAAAATAAAAGTTGTAATCCTTCAATTTCCCGGTTAACCTTTATATCTATTCATCGGTTCAATAGTATACTGTGACTATAGAGGGTATAGGTATACTTTCAGTGAGAGAGCAGTTGCTCCTATCGATTATCTTATATTATCGGAAGCGTGGGTGGGGCTACTATAGGACCGGAAGAATTCTCTGGCTCTGGCTTGAGGCCTAGAACCCGAATAACACGCATTTGAGCGGTTCTAGGATATTATTGTAGTAATAATGGAGAGTCCACTGATACTTGTAAATGTCGCAACAACCCGTAGACTATTCGAGAAACCCGATGATGAAGATGAGGGACCCTCAATTATCTCTGAAGGGTATTTGAGGCTCTGTAGGACGCAGAGAGTAATTATCGGTGCCTTAAAGGGCCTAAACGGCAGAGCTCTTTTTCATAGTATTTTGTAGAAGTTATAAAGCAACTTGGAGTATGGGATGATGCAGTTAAGAAGAGTATGGGTAGCTCTGAAAAAGGCTTAAGGTTTGAGGGCTCGTAGATTCTTGTAATGGTGTCTGCTGGATTTCAAGGAAGCTTGGAAAAGTTCCTATAATGGTTGAGAACTTCAGGGTTGAAAACGAGCTCGGAGGCGTAATCTAGGTTTGGAGTAAGAAAGAGTATGGTAGAAACGCCTACTTGGATGAAGCTTTAGATTTAGCTGTACTACATGGTGCTAAAAGAATTGTCCGAGTGGAGCTTTTAATAGGCCTTAATGATAGGTTTGCTGAGTTTATGGGAGAACATGGCATTAGCATCATTAAAATCTATAGGGACAGGAGTCCTCTTTGGCTGGATAGAGCTAGGCTCGAAGCTTCCTTCGATAGGCCTCCGAATCTTTATCCCTCATCCTGCTGAGATACCATTGGGTTAGGTTGATGGAGGATTTGTTCTTCTTATTGGCTAGGAGTTATTGATTCACGGGGTTCGGGGTGTGGTGTTGCAGTTATTGGTTTAGGCATTTGAGTATGCATTCTCCTTTTTGTGTTATTTTTAGGAGTGCTTGTCGTGGTGGTCCTGGTTCTAGTGTTTTTGTTATGAATCCTAGTCGTTCTAGGGCTTCTGCCCATCGTGAGGCTGCGTTGTAGTTTAGGCCTGTTTTGTTTGCTAGTTCTTGTATGTTTATGGGTCCTGCTGCTATTGCTTCTAGTGTTAGTTTTAGGTTTGAGAGGGTTTCTTCGAGCCTGGGCATTTGTGTTCACCTCTTTTTGGCTATTTGGTTATTGTTGTTGTTTAATATTTCGGAGTTTCTATGGAGTAAAGTTTAATATGTTAGATTTGATCCTAGTTCAATAGTAAACTAGGTAATAGGAGTAATGTTGTAGAGATGTTGTAGAGGGTTACTGTGATCTATTCTGTTGGGATAGGGTATGTGTTGCGTGGTGTTGTTAAGGGTTTAGAGGAGTTGTAAGTTTATCCAGTTGTCTGCTAGGAAGGCTAAAGGTCTTGGTGATGGCCTGTTTAGGGTTAGGATTCGTGTTGAGTAGTTTTCCAGGGGGTCTTGTCCAGGTTCCTGGACAAGATCTTGACAAGGGTTAGTGAAGGGAGTCTGTTAGAGGGGAGTTAGTGATGGTGGAGAGTGGTTCTATGTTTAGGAGATGGGGCCCGGGCCGGGATTTGAACCCGGGACCTCCGGATCCACAGTCCGGCGCTCTAACCAGGCTGAGCTACCCGGGCCATGCTCGACCGCCCAGATAGTAGTTCACCGCCCCCATAGAGGGGCTCATCCCGGGCCCCAGCGTGCCGTTTACCTGCTCTGTTGGTCTTAGGGGTTTAATTCTTTATGAACACGGCTCTCATGGCTACGGTACTCCATTCCCTTTGGGGGCTTTACTAGCTCTTCCCTCGATGCTCTAGGCAGGTCTAGCCTGATGATGTCGTCGTGTGTAGTGGTGTTGTCTATGGCGTAGCTTGTCCTGGTCCTTCCGAGCTAGGTTGGCACGTAGTTTTACTTATGAAATTATATTTAAATATTTACTGTTTATTTCTTCTTTTACAGCTATCTCATGTAACCGTTTGTCCCCGGTTAGGAATAGGCTTGAATCAACATATTTTGCTGACGCAATTTGTATTGCGTCGGCCTCGTAGATGTGGTATTTTTCTATTAGCTTCCAACTATCTCTTAGAATTTTTATCTTCAATGGCACAATCAATGCAACTCCTAGTTTTATCATCCTCCTAGCCTCTAGTAGGAACCTGTTCTTGACAATCTTGAACGCATGATCATCGATTCTACCGGTGCTTCTGGCTTTATCGAAGGCCCCTAGAACCTCTCCGATATTCCATATACTATAGGATAGCTTAACCTCTCCCGAGTATGATTTGATGTAGAGCTTTCTCACAAAATCACTGCCTGGCTCTTCAATATATCTTTTTATTATAGCACTGCTATCCAGATAAATTATTTGATCGTTCATCCCTCATAACCCGGATTAAATCGCTTACAGTACCCTCCCGGGCCTTTATTGGCTCAAAATCTATCTCGTAGTTCTCGGAGCCAGCTAGGTCTAATAGTGCATCCTCCAATGCATCCTCGATAATCTCATTACTAATCATCTCTTCGAGGAGCCTGCTAGCCTCCACACCCTTTTTAGATGCATACCTCTTAAACCTCTCCCATAACTCCTTATTGATATATATGCTCGTCTTAACCTTAACCACCCTAAACACCTCTATTACAGAATATACCGAAACCCGTATTAAACGTTAACCAGGAAGTACTCTCCGTTACAACTCAAGTCAATACTGGTTCATGTGGTTGACATATGGCCACGCAGCGGGCTCCTTCAGCTTCAGCCGGCAGCGTTTCGCGGTGCAGACGCTATTATGGATGCAACCCCGCTGGCATCGACCATGGCCTCGACCTCTCCCAGCTCGTATAGCGTGCGGCTGTTGGGGAGTTGGAGGTATGCGAGGGCCTCGTCACCCGTGAGCACTATGTTATAGTAGTAGGGGTCGAAGTAGTCCAGGTAGCCCGTTACCCTGTCGTAGATGGGGGAGTCCTCCACGCCCTCGACAATCAATAGTAGGAGGGAGCCGACACGCACCATATCATACTCGCCCTGCCTAGAGAAGCCCCTCGGGCTCCAATCCCCCGGCCCACAGGCGGTAGAGGCGTCAAGGAGTTTCACGGCCGACTCTATAGCCGCTAGTGCATGCCTCCTGCCAGGACTATGCGTGTCGCCCCAGAGGACTAGCTTCAGCCACTCGTCACGTGCCAGGGCATAATAGGAATCTAACAGGAGCGCCTCCCGATACTGATCCAGCAGCACGCTGCACCTGGATCCGTAAACCCTTGAGGCCAGGGGGCTCGCACCCGAGGTGTCAAGGCCCAGTAGGGCAGTTGAGGCAGAGATCCAAGCCTTCCTAATAGCCCACTCATAGTCCCTGGCATAATAGTCGTTCCAAGCCGACACCAGGGTCGACCGGGCCCGGGCCTGGAGGCTCGAATGCATACTCCATGTAACCCTCAATGGGGACCCCCCAGGGGGAGGGACCCTCTACCAGGGGCCTTATCTGATGTCCTGGCCCCGATCACAACCCGGAGGGACCCTCTAGCCCACCGGGCTCTCAGCTTTCAGCACTCACCACCAGGCCCCCTAGTAGAGGGTCCCTCCATACCATTAAGGGTCCCTCCTGGGAGGGTAATATCGTCACTACCGGTGTTACCCCCATATGTCTCCTGGTATTATGTCCTGGTCGGGCCTTTACAAGCCACGCGCACTATATAGTGGTTGGGTGTGTGGTAGATGGCTCTACACGACCTCGCAGCGGTGATAGACTCACTCAGGCACGCGATCAGCTTCAGCGCTGGGAACATAGGGTATTACCTGGCGGCGGCGGGCCTCGCCATACTGGTCGTAGCGGGCCTGTTTATAGGAGGAATGCTGGTCTACAGGGGGCTCAAGAACATATCATACATGGAGACGGGGGAGTTCGCCAAGTTCCTACTCGCGTCCGCGATCGTGTTGATAGTCCTGGGAGCTATCTGGCCATAGCCTCTGCCTCCCTCTCCTCAAGCTTTCTCTTCAACATCTTCAGCCTGACGAAGTCCTCCCTCATACGCTCGTCGAGCACGCTCTTGATGAACTTTATAGCTGACTGGTAGCTGGGCAGGATCACGTAGTCCATGGCGTTCACCAGCCTCTGCGTCTCCCTCAGCTCGTCTATGAGGCGGCGGAGCATCTCCTCGTACTCGGCTAGCTTTAGGATTGAGGGGAGGAGCCTGGCCAGCATGTTCCTACTCTCCCTCAGCCTCGGGCTCGCGTCAAGCGGGTACGGGTTACCCGGTATGGTCTCCTCCACCACCTGGAAGGTAGGGGTTTTCACGGCGAAGAGCACCCTCGTGCCGACCCTGACCCTGGTGCTAGGCGGTATGGCCATCGTATAACTCCTGGCCCTAGCCTCCCCCTCCTCCGCGAGGCCCTGATAGTAGTATGCGAAGAGCTTGTATATGTCCCTGAAAACCTCGTTCTGATACTTGTTATACTCCTCCCCCGCGCTCTTGATGTAGTGTAGGAGGACCTCCCTCTTCTCCTCCATCACGCCACGGATCTTCCTAAGCATCTTCTCCTCTCTCCTGAGGCGTATCAGGTTTATCTTCGTCGGCAGCACCTTCCTCGGATCAATCGCCAACAGCCTACCCCTCTCCCCAGTCCACAGCCACTAGTACACCACACCATAATATTACAGTTTCGACAAGAGCGTCCGCAAAGACCCGCTTAGGATTAAAAAGAAAGTAGTGGTCTACGGCCGTTTTCTGCGTGTATAGGCTACTAATAGGGTGGCGATGGCCAGCAGGGCTGCTAGGGGCGTGTAGCCCGGCTCTGGGACTGGTGTTGGATTAACCAACACGTTTACGGAGTCTGTCTTGGTGTTTCCCGCAGGATCGGCTGCGACCGCCTGTATGGTATAGCTCCCCGGCGGTTCCCTGGTCGTGTTCCAGTCGTAGGTGTATGGTCCTGGGCCCGTCTGGTTCGACACCAGGGTCCCGTTGATGTATATGGCCACCCAGGCTATCCCGTTGGCGTCGCTCGCGTCAACAGTTATCGTAACGGTCCCGGCAACCTGGTCCCCATCGCTTGGCTCTGTTATCGATACGCTTGGCCTCGTGTTGTCGAACTTGTAGATCCTCCACTCGCTGGCCCTGTTCCCGGCGGTGTCATTCGCTATGATCGTGATGTTGTAGGTGCCATCCGCGTAGTCGGTTGTCGCCACGGTTATCGTGTGGGTCCCCGAGGACAACGCGCCCTGCTCTATCAAGGTACCATTCAAGTAGACCATGTAGCTATCCGGGTGAACCTCCGACGCGGTGAACCCCAGGCTGAGATCCCCAGAGACCACCGAGTTATTCGCTGGCCCCGTAACCGTTAGCGCGGGAGCCGTATTGTCCACTGTGAGCGTTATCGAGTCGGAATCATAGTTGCCGTCCAGGTCCCAGGCCTCCAGGGTTAGAGTATGGCTTCCATCCGCTACCCGTGAGGAGTCCCAGGAGACCGTGAAGTAGCCTGTCGTGTAGCCACTCCATATACTCGTGCCGTCGACTTTGAGCGTCCAATTCTTGAGGTTGTCATCGTAGACATAAACGCGCACATCGACTCGGCCACTTACAAGAGCACCATTCTCGGGCTCTAGTATACGGGCAGAGGGATGATAGTTCTTCACATTAATCCCAATAACCCTCTCCGCCCTATTACCGGCCCAGTCAAGGGCTACAACCCTCAAGTTATAGTATCCGTCTGGGAACTTGGAGGTATCAACACCAACCGTGCCCGCCGGGGGATAGGCTACACCGGCTATTGAATCGTTCAAGAACACCATAACCACCATGACCCCGTAGTCGTCGCTGTAAGTGAAGTTGACATCTATCAAGCCGCGGACGTCAACACCATCACTTGGAGCAGTCACGTTGATGGCTGGCGGGGTAGAGTCGCTAGGAGGCGCCCCTAGGTAGGGCGAGTACGTTAAGCTCCCAATCCCAGAGGAATAGTAGATCTCCTCGGGATCCGTGGCATCGGCTCCTAGGGTCGTCACGTTAGGCCCATCGGAGCCGCCCCAGTAGTTATCCGTGACATTCGCCGTCCCGCCTCTAACCGTTAATCCATACCCCGGGTTCCTCGATACCACCGACTCATGTACTGTGAGGGTCCCTCCGGTTATACGGAGGGGCTCGCCTCCTATACCTGTAGCGTTCAGCCCCGCTATCCTAAGGTTCCCACCGTTAGCCTGGAACACCGCCCAGCCGCTAACTGGGTCAGTATTTGTCCATGTCGTCTCGTCGAGGATGGGTGAGATCACGTTGGTTGTCCCCGAGCGAACGTCTAAGATTGTGTCTTTTGTGTGCGTTATTCTTGGCTGGTCGAATACCGTGTCGCTGCTCCATATTGTAAATAATGCTCCAGCGCCTCTGTCGCTAGTCGATATATTCATTTCTCTGGCGTAGAATACGTGTGTGTCCACCAGGTAGATTCCCCTGGTGTCGATGAATTCTACCCTGCTGAGCGTCAATGAGTAGATGCTTCTGAGGTCGAAGGCATAGTTTGTTATTATGGTTCCCGGCTGTGGCGAGTGGACGGATACATTCTTCATTAGCACCCTGTTCCCGTCATCGATATCCAGGACGTTGTATACAGTGGTGTTTATCTCTGTATCTCTGATCTCAAGCTGATCTATAAACGCCAAATAAAAGTTGTTTAGCGTTGGGTTGGTGCCATTTATCGTTATTATAGAGTTTGATATGTATAGTCTGGGCAGCGAGCTGGTTCTCGACGAGTAGAGGAACCTGTATGCACTGCCAGTTATGTTGGCCCCGTTGAAGACAAGCGTTGAATGGTCCTCGTTATCGCTTGAGCTTGATAGGTATATCACGGTGACGTACTGCGAGTTCGACTCTATGCGCGAGTTGACGAATTCTATGTGGGAGTCGAGCCAGTCCCTAATCACAGGGTAATAGCCGTAGGAGTCCGCTCTTGAGAGGTAGTCTCTCACATTGATTACTGAATTATTTATAGTGATTTTAGATGTATAGGCCTGGATGAGGCCAGGCCTCGAATCCATGGTTAACCCATTAATGGTTACCCTCGCGTTTAGCGCAATGACCTGGCTCGCACTGGTTATCGTCGTGGTTGCATCATACACGTAGACTATCGGTTTACCGTCTATCGTGTTACCAGTGATAGCATGCCTGGCACGGTCCAAGTAGCTATACGAGACGCCATCTATCAGTATCCCGCCGGGGTACCCTGGCCGCGAGTATATCGTGTTGTTGACTGCTTGAACGCCTATGGAGTTTGCAATGTGTATTGATATAGTTTGCCCCTCGAAGGTGTTCCTTGCAATGACAGCTTCCACCCCGCTTGAATTGGAGAAGAAGGATATATCGATCCCCATCTTCCCGGGGCCAATTATCCGGTTGTCCTCGATATGCATGTTATAGCTTCCAGTCGTGTATATGAGGGATCCCACCTCAACCCCATTATTAGTTATATTCGAACCTCTTATTATTAGATCTCTAGACCCCCAGCTGGGATAGAACCGTAACAGGCTATCAGTGGAGGTGGAGCCAGCCCTACGAGATATACTAGAATGGAGGATTCTAACCTCCCCATGATAGGCTACATCGATCACCTTCTGCGAACTCTCTAGCCGAGAATAAGTGACCGTCACATTATCACAGGCGGATTCGGTTGAAGAAGGGATCCACGAGTAGATCGTTACGGCTTCAGACTCCACAACCGATCCATTTATCCAGAGGTTAGAATGCCTCACCAGGCTTATCGCCTTGACAAGGACATCAGGGTCCGTGCTTCTCAGGGTTGAATTGTTTACCGTGACACTCCCGCCATAGTCGATGTTGATCAGCCTTGAACCCTCAAGCCTTGAATCCCTTATATGGACTGTAGCGTTATTCACCTCTACGCCCAGGAGTTTGGGGAACGTTATTGACCCGTTTACCGTTACATCCTCTATGGATACGGTTCTCGCGTCGAATACCTTTATCCCGTAGAGGTAGGAGTCACGTGTAATGGTTACACCCCTGATGGTTATGGAGTCCGAGTGGCTTACAGCTATCGGTCCTGGCACTCCGGT
This genomic window contains:
- a CDS encoding Ig-like domain-containing protein, which produces MGIRLGPLLLAAMILLATIPADLVPLLYPAGASGLTVTGTQVIENQTVHVSGSVVVEPGGTLRLRNATLVINESSNCQYSITVKEGGTLILEGGSKITTNSSQGYQILVNGTLNVTDSTLEYLGGCNPGILARGPSPLLYFKNALIKYTGSSINVIQVSGDEDSDPTTLARLEVHGLRFQSLTGYAIYNLFYISGDTVFNINRLDTSHPSVSISSYDVNVNYGNNARSNATTLYIRNSWIHKLYYRADNKATDLEITNLTVESYTDINGFQWSDHTNATITRSELNGTVKLTYLNAHISSTRFGNGRLEVRDCNLTMDSVNITNPQASLGDPFKITQSLYVTSTIDINRLLIEGVANSGTYLRNGIYIYSESIPSRTASRITIANLQIQPAPGEKVVGVYIDKNSGTPITIRDSKLPGIAFGYYRDASYNSMNLYLDNVTTLDNKPIVIIRDANGVTVTGSYGQVLIYNSSNIVVDGVSFTTGVPGPIAVSHSDSITIRGVTITRDSYLYGIKVFDARTVSIEDVTVNGSITFPKLLGVEVNNATVHIRDSRLEGSRLINIDYGGSVTVNNSTLRSTDPDVLVKAISLVRHSNLWINGSVVESEAVTIYSWIPSSTESACDNVTVTYSRLESSQKVIDVAYHGEVRILHSSISRRAGSTSTDSLLRFYPSWGSRDLIIRGSNITNNGVEVGSLIYTTGSYNMHIEDNRIIGPGKMGIDISFFSNSSGVEAVIARNTFEGQTISIHIANSIGVQAVNNTIYSRPGYPGGILIDGVSYSYLDRARHAITGNTIDGKPIVYVYDATTTITSASQVIALNARVTINGLTMDSRPGLIQAYTSKITINNSVINVRDYLSRADSYGYYPVIRDWLDSHIEFVNSRIESNSQYVTVIYLSSSSDNEDHSTLVFNGANITGSAYRFLYSSRTSSLPRLYISNSIITINGTNPTLNNFYLAFIDQLEIRDTEINTTVYNVLDIDDGNRVLMKNVSVHSPQPGTIITNYAFDLRSIYSLTLSRVEFIDTRGIYLVDTHVFYAREMNISTSDRGAGALFTIWSSDTVFDQPRITHTKDTILDVRSGTTNVISPILDETTWTNTDPVSGWAVFQANGGNLRIAGLNATGIGGEPLRITGGTLTVHESVVSRNPGYGLTVRGGTANVTDNYWGGSDGPNVTTLGADATDPEEIYYSSGIGSLTYSPYLGAPPSDSTPPAINVTAPSDGVDVRGLIDVNFTYSDDYGVMVVMVFLNDSIAGVAYPPAGTVGVDTSKFPDGYYNLRVVALDWAGNRAERVIGINVKNYHPSARILEPENGALVSGRVDVRVYVYDDNLKNWTLKVDGTSIWSGYTTGYFTVSWDSSRVADGSHTLTLEAWDLDGNYDSDSITLTVDNTAPALTVTGPANNSVVSGDLSLGFTASEVHPDSYMVYLNGTLIEQGALSSGTHTITVATTDYADGTYNITIIANDTAGNRASEWRIYKFDNTRPSVSITEPSDGDQVAGTVTITVDASDANGIAWVAIYINGTLVSNQTGPGPYTYDWNTTREPPGSYTIQAVAADPAGNTKTDSVNVLVNPTPVPEPGYTPLAALLAIATLLVAYTRRKRP